A segment of the Bufo bufo chromosome 5, aBufBuf1.1, whole genome shotgun sequence genome:
gcatggcgagttcatagaaattttttttttttggcacaagttagcggaaattgatattttaaatttttttctcacaaagtctcccgttccgctaacttgggacaaaaatttcaatctttcatggactcaatatgcccttcacggaatacctgggggtgtcttctttccgaaatggggtcacatgtggggtatttatactgccctggcattctaggggccctaaagcgtgagaagaagtctggaatataaatgtctaaaaaattttacgcatttggattccgtgaggggtatggtgagttcatgtgagattttattttttgacacaagttagtggaatatgagactttgtaagaaaaaaaaaaaaaaattctgctaacttgggccaaaaaaatatctgaatggagccttacagaggggtgatcaatgacagggggggtgatcaatgacagggggggtgatcaatgacagggggggtgatcaatgacagggggggtgatcaatgacaggggggtgatcaatgacaggggggtgatcagagagtctatatggggtgatcaccacagtcattgatcatgcccgtgtaaggcttcattcagacgtccggatgcgttttgcggatccgatccatctatcagtggatccgtaaaaatcatgcggacatctgaatggagctttacaggggggtaatcaatgacaggggggtaatcagggagtctatatggggtgatcaccacagtcattgatcacgcccctgtaaggcttcattcagacgtccggatgcgttttgcggatccgatccatctatcagtggatccgtaaaaatcatgcggacatctgaatggagctttacaggggggtaatcaatgacaggggggtgatcagggagtctatatggggtgatcaccacagtcattgatcatgcccctgtaaggcttcattcagacgtccggatgcgttttgcggatccgatccatctatcagtgcatccgtaaaaatcatgcggacatctgaatggagctttacaggggggtaatcaatgacaggggggtgatcaccacagtcattgatcatgcccctgtaaggcttcattcagacgaccggatgcgttttgcggatccgatccatgtatcagtgcatccgtaaaaatcatgcggacatctgaatggagctttacaggggggtgatcagggagtctatatggggtgatcaccacagtcattgatcatgcccctgtaaggcttcattcagacgtccggatgcgttttgcggatccgatccatctatcagtgcatccgtaaaaatcatgcggacatctgaatggagctttacaggggggtaatcaatgacaggggggtgatcagggagtctatatggggtgatcaccacagtcattgatcacgcccctgtaaggcttcattcagacgtccggatgcgttttgcggatccgatccatctatcagtggatccgtaaaaatcatgcggacgtctgaatggagctttacagggggttgatcaatgacaggggggtaatcaatgacaggggggtgatcagggagtctatatggggtgatcaggggtgattaggggtgatcaggggctaataaggggttaataagtgacgggggggggtgtagtgtagtgtagtggtgcttggtgctactttactgagctacctgtgtcctctggtggtcgatctaaacaaaggggaccaccagaggaccaggtagcaggtatattagacgctgttatcaaaacagcgtctaatatacctgttaggggttaaaaaaaacacatctccagcctgccagcgaacgatcgccgctggcaggctggagatcaactctcttaccttccgttcctgtgagcgcgcgcgcctgtgtgcgcgcgttcacaggaagtctcgcgtctcgcgagatgacgcgtatatgcgtgactgtgcgcagcgctgccacctccggaacgcgatcctgcgttaggcggtccggaggtggttaagtgttccctttatttttttgagcagtgtatttgactTCCCTTGGATGGTGCATTCGACCCTCTCACATTAAATGAACTTGCCTTGATAGCAGCCATGAGAGACCAGAGCAGGCACTAGACATTGTATTTCTATCTCTGCAAAAGTGGGAAACACTTGGGTGAAAAATCACAGTATAATTGAAACATAAAAAAGGGGAGAAGAACATGTAGGATATCTAACAGGCAAGAATTAACATCCTCATCTACGTCAAAAGTCATCATCTTATATCCTTGGTAAAGGATGTAAATATAAAAAGGGGTGGAGGGGGTCAAGTTTGTACATGAGTGGTCTAACTAGTGGGAAGCGAAGATGGAGATTCGGATGGGGTAGTATTATATCACATCTAGGGCCTTAATGCTCATTATCTCTACTGAATATGGCGGGGTAAAGGTGTAACTTAGTTGAAAATGTATTGCGTTCACAAACAGTGGCCCTATGGGTGTCATTTCTGGGCTGCATAAATCATTAACAGAGAGAAACTTCTGTTTACATAGTAAGGAAAGAAAAGTAAAAGATAGGCAGAGCTGGACTGAACCAaccatacacataaaaataataaaacacagtACATCAACCTAGCCTGACTAttggatcagaaccagaacatTTGGTGCCCAACGTGGGGCCTGAAGGATTGGACCTCCTGCTGGCATACCCCCAGAGACTGGACCAGGAGAAACGAGCCAACGGACACCGGGACCGCGGCCCGTAATAAGAGGTGAGAAAATATATTTATCTTACCTATCTGTGTCCCTTGGCCTAGTCTATCCATATTTGTTCTAGGGAGGGGTGCACCGGCAGTGAGGCATCCTCAGGGGCATGAGAGTAAGAACCCCATTGTATTGATAAAGCTTGATGTactgtgttttattatttttatgtgtatggtTGGTTTCTCTGTGAAGAGAGGCATAGACTGACAGAACAGCAGAAAGTCTCCCAAAGTGCCTACATTGAGGGGTAACCCTGGTGTGTGACCCCAAGAAATAGTAGAAGGGAGGGAGACGGCTTGCTGATAACCCAGTGTGTGTTAATCTCAAGCTCAAGGCGTTTGTTTGTCAGTGTCTGTGCTATCCAATTATCAGAGACAATAAGTGAAGGCTCCAGaacgtgtttttgcaaaatgggtAACCaagaaagtgtcccgaagggctaTTGTTCACctgaacagtacgtggcggaccGGAGAGGAAAATGTCATGTTAAAGGATTAAGCAAGTTAGAAAAAAGTTATGATATTGCAAAAGGGGGTATATTGTGTTCTGCTACATGGCAGACATTGTTGACTGAAAAGGAGATGTAATGTTTGATGAGAAGTCAGGACGCCATTACTATCGGCCTGGCCCAGTCTTAGCGCGGGAACAGCCACCGCCCTATAATGGCGCCGCTGAAAAGAAAAGGGGAAGTTGGGTTTGTACAGTGTGTGGTCAGCAGAACCCTGCCTTCCGTGATACGTGCTTAGCCTGTGGTGCTCCACGCCCACATGACCACACTCTTTTAGCTCCCCAGCACGTCCCACCAGTCCCAGCAACGGCGCCGGCCCCGACTGTCAAGCCCCAAGTCACTAATATATACCCCATTATAAATTCTGACGGTACTTACATGCCACCACCCAGAAAACCCATAGTACCTGCCCATATAATGGTAGGAGGAAATGGCACAGAGCAGGAAGATAAGGATAGAGAGGAACATAAAGAAGGCGCAGGGGAAGAGTCAGCTCAGACAGTGGACTATACAGCTGCATCTGACGCAGTACAAACCCCGGTATATAGGACGCCGCCGCAACTTGCGCGCTTCTCCGATATTTCCCCAGATAGCCAGGATATAAGAGCAGCGAATGACTCTTTCCGAAGCCAAATTGAACAGTTGCAAAGAGAATTCCATAACTTAGAACGAGGGAATCTTGAAGTTATAAAGGAGGCATTGTTAAACACCCGCCCAGTCGGGCCACCTAAGTATGTGTCCTTCACCCCCCAGCAGTTGTTCACCATAGTGAACCTCATGCCAGACCCAGATACGCACCCTATGCCCTTTTACAGAAAACTGTCACAAGTGTATCAAACATACGGGTGtacttggtcagatttgcaaagtaTTGTAGAAAATAAGACTGGCGAATATTCTTCACTTATAATGGATCATATACACCAACCGGAGCTTCCTGGAGCGAATTTTGAGACTCGAGATCCAGAATCCGGCTACCATTTCATCCAACAATTGTATAAATGGGCAAAGGATAAATTAGCAGAACAATCTACCACCCTGCAAGATATGGTACAGGATAAAGCAGAGTCAGTAGAGAAGTTTGTTCAGAGAGTTAGACAAAACTATAAAGATATGGGATTCAGTCCAAATGAACCTGTGCACCTGAGACTTCTGGCCCGATCATTTGTAGATGGCCTTAGGCCAGACCTGAACAAAGCTCTTGTTACCTGTCGCCCAGAATGGAAATCATTAACCTTAGAAATCTTAGAACAAGTTGCAAAAGGGCTGGAGAGCAATACCAAGAAAACCCGCACAGCAGTTATGGCTGTCATGACAGGAGAAGAAAGAGAGGAAAGGCCCCCACCCCGTGTCTGTTATGGGTGCGGCAAGCCAGGACACATAAAGAGAAACAGCCGCTCCAGACATCTGTGGCCAGCAGCCCAGAGCCAAAGAGGAACTCCTCCTCCATGGCCAGCTCCACCCCAATAGGACATTGGCAAACCAGTGTTGCTGGGAGGGGACACTCCGTGTATGGCAGTCTCTGCCCCTCCTGCTGGTCCCGCCCCTCGAATCACCCTCGATGTGGCAGGGAAGGAACTCTCATTCCTTGTAgacactggtgcagcccgcaGTGTGTTATGTGAGACTGCCATACTCCCTTCCTGGCTCACAGATATACATTTACCCTGCTCTGGTTTAGAAGGGGTCACCCAGCACAACCCTGTTACTTAGCCTCTCTTGATTACTCCCTCCACTAAGTTCCAAGGCCAATCCCCACAGTTGCATATACCCACTGGAGTAATGTCACAATTTGTTGTAAGCCAGACATGCCCTTTTAATTTATTAGGTTcagattttcttcagaaaatccgGGCCAACATCCAATTCAAAGAAAATGGTACAGTTGTCCTAGGTACAGCATTGTGTCCTGAAGAAACCTGCCTCATGATGGCATTAACAGCCCAGCCCTCTGAATCACCCGAACAAGGGGATACGTTGCAAAgcattttgcacctcatccctGATACCCTTTGGACTAAAGGTCCCCAGGACATTGGGCGTCTCAAGGTCCCACCAGTCACTGTAACCTTGAAGGATCCCAACTTACTACCATACAAAGCACAATACCCTCTCTCCATTTCCCAGAGAGATGCTATCACCCTCCAGATACAGGCTCTTCTTACAAATGGGGCTATCAAAATTACCACTTCACCGTGTAACACGCCCTTATATCCAGTcaaaaagaaaagggaaaaagGACAGCCTCCTGTGTATCGCATGGTCCAAGACCTCAGAGCAATCAACGAGGCCACAGTCTTTGAAACCCCCCATTGTTCCAAATCCCCACACCTTGCTTGCACGCATTCCTCCTACGGCCACTATCTTCACAGTCATTGAtctggcaaatgcatttttctcTGTCCCATTGCATGAGGACTCCCAATTTCTCTTTGCTTTTACACACGATGGAAACCAATACACCTGGACGGATTTGCCTCAAGGAGCTCAGAATAGTCCTTCCTGCTTTAGCAaagcaatggtttccatcttacaCCCATGGCAAGCAGAGCACCCAGAGGTGGAACTCTTACAATATGTGGATGATTTACTTCTTTGTGCTGACTCACACCCCGTCTGCCTGGACTCATCTACCTCACTTCTTCAATTCCTGGCAGATGCTGGGTGCAAAGTCTCACGTTCCAAATTAAAGTTGTGTCTTCCAAAAGTTGTTTTCCTAGGCCACTGCGTCTCACAAGACAGTAAGCACCTTACGGATGCCAGAAAGAAAGCAGTCTCAGACATCCCACTGCCAGATACCCCTCAACTGCAGACCTTTCTGGGACTAATTTCATACTGTAGGCCATGGATCCCTGATGCATCCGTTCTGATGCAGCCACTGTATGACTGCATACCCCGTGTTGCTACTGTTCCTTTCCAAATGACTGCAGAGGCCATAGAAGCATTCAAATCTCTCAAACAAGCCATTATCACTGCCCCAGCTCTTGGCATTCCTAACTATAACCTTCCCTTCCGCCTTTATGTCATGGAACGTCAAGGTCATGCTACAGGAGTTCTCACCCAGAGCCATGGGGGTCGTAATAGACCTCTAGGTTACTTTTCAAAACGTCTAGACCCTGTAGCCAGAGCCACCCCTTCCTGTGTCAGGGCCGTTCATGCTGCTAGTTCACTTCTGAACGCCATCGCTGACATTATCCTAGGACACCCCCTCACCATCATGGCTCCCCATGACATCTCGGCTATCCTTCAACAGACAcaacctaaacacctcactgcacaacgCCACCTCAGGCTTCAGTGTAGTCTGctcctgccagataatgtcacaATTCAGAGATGCCACATCCTCAACCcagctgcactccttcctctcccaaggggggagtatactgcAGACAGAGATTTTGTGGATTTTATTGATTTACAGGCAGAAGAGGATCTCCAGGAAGAGGAATTATGGACAGCTATGGGCTCACCTAATGAGGAACCAGATCATGATTGCAttacaatgatggaagctgaagtgggAACAGCACCATCAATACAAGATACTCCTTTGCAAAACCCACATTGGACACTGTTTGTGGACGGGTCAAGGTATGCCGATGACAAAGGGAaattccatacaggcatggcagtcactagtgagtatgaagtgctgtgtgcaaggcaattgcgcccagaccagtcagcacaagagGCTGAACTCATAGCTCTTACTGAGGCCTGCCTCATAGCGAAAGACTCCACTGCCAACATCTACACAGACtccagatatgcctttggagtagtTCATGATTTTGGAGTAATATGGAAGGCCAGAGATTACATTACAGCCGCAGGAACTCCAATTAAACATGCTTTAGCAGTAGAGGCTTTAATGGCtgcagtactcctgcccaccaAAGtggcagtaatcaaagtaaaggCGCATACCCGTGCTGACACACCAGAAGCCAAAGGAAATGCCTTGGCTGACCAAGCAGCCAAACAGGCAGCAATGGAAGAAGAAGGAGCACAGCCAGATAAAATCATGCTGGCACAAAAGGATCACAAACAACAAGAAGTATCATGGGATCTACTGAAACAGATGCAGAAGCAAGCCACTCGCTCAGAAAAGGAAACCTGGATGAAAGAGTCAGCCCTTGAAGAAGAATCCGGACTTTGGACACAAGGGAAGAAAGTGTGCTTGCCTAGAGCGCTCTATCCTATAATTGCCTCTGTGGCCCATGACCCACTCATCAATCTAAGACAATAATGAAAGAGCTCATCGATAAAATATGGGTAGCCCCAGGAATCACCCCTGTTCTGGTGAAATATGTCCAGTCATGTCTAATCTGTGCCCAATGCAATCCCGGTAGGACTGAGCCTACGCCCAAAAGATGTCTCCCAAAAGCCTTATACCCCTTCCAGAGGATCCAGatcgatcatatccagatgccaatgtgccaagggtttcaatacgTGTTAGTAGTGGTAGAcatgttctctgggtggccagaagcctaccccgtcagGAATCAGACAGCAACAACTACTGCTAAGAAATTGATACAGGAAACTGTCTGTAGGTACggggtacctgaggtcattgagagtgatcagggcccagcattcactgctaacctaacccaagaggtctggaagatggtagggtcacacctggcATTCCACACCCCCTACAGACCCCAAAGTAGTGGCAAGGTCGAAAGACTGAACGGGGTATTAAAgtaaaaaatgctgaaaatgacTAGGGAAACAGGGCTCAACTGGGTTCAGTGTTTACCAATAGCACTCTTTGCAGTCAGGCACACTCCCAAACCTCCCCACAAGCTGACTCCACATGAGATATTGTTTGGGTCAGGACCTCGGATGGGGCTGTACTTCCCACAACAattgcaaatgcattatgaatctatTGCAAAGTATGTGATAGCTTTGAGCAAACAGTTGTCTAACATCCATGCACAAGTCtcttcttccattccagatcctgacTCCCTAGCAGGCAGCCACACTCTGAAACCAGGAGAGTGGGTAgtggtcaagaaacacgtcagaagtACTCTAGAACCACGCTTCGAGGGGCCCTACCAAGTACTACTGACCACTCCGACTTCTGTAAAGCTCGAAGGAAGATCCACCTGGATCCACGCCTCCCACTGCAAAAGGATAAGGAACCCGCCAGATCCAGAGCTAATAAAATGATTTTCTTCCGTCTGTTAGCACTATTAACACTCACCAGTGCATacacacctcccccaggaaaggatGACGGGTGGGACAATAAGTTTGTTAAACATCATCAGGTGTTGTATGAGAGCCTGAGGGAAGGTGACTCTGACACCACCTCCTCACTAAAAGATTGTTGGATATGTACATATGGCCCAGTAAATGCTAAGGCTATGCCTTATTTAGCTGTACCCTTAACCCTCCTAGAGTTAAAAGCTTTGGCAGGATCAGCTATCTTCCTTTCTAGTATAAATGAGGTAAATTCTAAAGATGGCAACAGGAAAGCTTCCCTAATGGTGGTAGCATGGGATGGGTCCCCATGGCTAATGATAAACAGAACCGGACCCTCAGCTGAGTATAGCAATATGCCCTGGAATGACTATATGTGGAGCAATGTATCCTGCTTTCCAAATTGGACCCACTGTCACTGTCTACAGGTACAGACCCAAGGTATGGTTTTTAGTTCCCATAACAAATCAGGCTGTAATGATTCCAACCTGGATAGTCCAGTACAGTGCATTGGCATATATGCTGGAGCAAGTGGTGACCTAGCCTGCGCCCGTCGCAGTATAGGTGACCTGATAACAGGGATAACCAGTAACACCACAGCGGGTCAAAAAGAAGGTCGAAAACTAGCAGAAGGTGTCATATTAGCCCACTTAATCACTCGTTTGTTCAATAGTACGGTGGTCTCTGTTCCAGAAAACATATACATAGTATGTGGACACAGGGCATATAAATGGCTTCCTCCGGATTTCAAtggtttgtgtacaattgctagaCTCACGCCAGCCACTTTTATACTGCCCCATGGAAACCTGAATGTCAATATTATCCCCAAGCACACCTTATATAAAAGAGCTGCAGAGAACACTCCCAGACCAAATGGAAAACCCCATCTTGTGGAAATAAGTGGTGCCAACAAATTCTTTAGTACCCTGTTCATCTATCCTATGATTATGCAAACGTATGACAAACTAGTAATGGCTACTGACTATTTAGATGATCAGATTTGGGAGATAATGAAACTGCTGAACACATCTAACATTGTCCAGAATCAGCTTATCATAGTCACTAATCAACACACTTTAGTATTAGACTATTTGACTTCAAAGGACGGAGGTATGTGTCAGATAGTAGGCACCGCATGCTGCCATTATATCAATCCACAAGGTAATCtacaagtaaaagcaggtttggaAAAAATGAGTGAGATACGTGATAAATGGTTAGAGGCTCATAGAGCAGATAAATCAACATGGTGGTCTGACACTTTCTCATTCCTTAATCCCAGTAACTGGTTCAAGGGAATTGGTGGATGGCTGATGGGAATATTTCAGGGGATATTACAGATAGCCCTGATATTATTGATAAGCTACATACTGATCAAATTTGTTGTTTCTTGCATTAACCGCATCACCCGGAAGAAGAAGACTGCTAAAGAACCCATACTGCTCCTCTATGAACAAATAGCTAGTACAGTAGTAGATAAGGATGTGATCCCTTCATTTCCAACACCTCCGCCTTCTCCATCTCCAGCTGATGTACCTCCTCCACCCAAGACTGAAGATTCAAGACATGAGAATTAGGGacagatgaatcccagggtattatCAGAAGTCCGCTTAACCGGGAGCTTATCCACAAGGGATAGGTTGTCGCCACTGTcggtgaagaggatacgaatggtatTCACTGTGGATTCGTTAGGTTtagggaaagtctacaatcaagtctACAAGGGGGGACTGTTGTGGAATCATATATTCAGTGTATACTTGCTTGTATTATAACTAACAGTTTGCTTGACAAAATGGCCCCTGAAGCAGCAGCCAACTCCCTTATTAATCCCTTACTAAACACTTCTTGATATTGCTGACTTCTGCTATTATGATACATGTGATATGTGACCATTGGTCAAATAATGTGACAATGAGATCAATTAGCTGAGTCATAAAGTTCCCCTCTTGCTCTATATAAACCTTTGTATCATGACTAATAAACGGAACATCTAGCATTGACTTCTCTGTGACAGTCTGTGTGTGATTTCTCTCGGCGTACGTATGCCTACCATTTGATACCGAttcggagcagtacatcaacctagCCTGACTAttggatcagaaccagaacaatAGATAAAATTGAGATGTTTGTGACCGTATTAGTTTAATTATCTATATAGCCTCCGTCCTGACATTTTCCCCGATTTCTTCTCAGGTATTACCGTTTTAGGTTATACAGTAAGGAAAGGAAAATAAAAGATAGACAGAATGTGAGGTCTATAACATAGAGAGAGATGACGAGGGTGCTATTATAATCTATCACTCAGGATCAATATGAAGTCTTCTCGGGGTCATCCTCTCCATCTTCTTTCTTTTGCGTTGCGATTTTGAGGTGGCGCTGGGTGTCCAGGCAGGGATCACCGGTATGGCTGGAAGATCTGTGAGATTCTTCACATTATTCCAGTCCGGTATGTCCAATGTCGCCATCTCCAAGGTGTTGTATACTTGTGCTAGATCAGCACGGGATCTGATTACCATTTTGTGACCAGGAGCATTTATCAGTAGCCAAATGGATGGAGCCACCTGTAGGTTATGTTTTTTTGTCTTAGTACTTCTAAGAGATGTTTCACTGGAAGCTTACCAGTCTGCATATGACATCTCTAGGTGGTTCTTGCGGTTTGGGCAGCGGGCGTAATGCTCTGCGGGCCCGGTCATCCGTCGCCTCTGGGCCAAGTAATGCAGTAAACAActccagcaccgacaccatgatgGAGTCTGGTAGTATAGCCTCAGGTAGGCCTTTAATACGCAGATTATTTCTCCTACCTCGATTGTCTTGATCTTCGATGAGATTGTAGAGGAGATTCATGTGGGCTTGTGCATGATCGAGGCTGT
Coding sequences within it:
- the LOC121002336 gene encoding uncharacterized protein LOC121002336, which produces MGSPNEEPDHDCITMMEAEVGTAPSIQDTPLQNPHWTLFVDGSRYADDKGKFHTGMAVTSEYEVLCARQLRPDQSAQEAELIALTEACLIAKDSTANIYTDSRYAFGVVHDFGVIWKARDYITAAGTPIKHALAVEALMAAVLLPTKVAVIKVKAHTRADTPEAKGNALADQAAKQAAMEEEGAQPDKIMLAQKDHKQQEVSWDLLKQMQKQATRSEKETWMKESALEEESGLWTQGKKVCLPRALYPIIASVAHDPLINLRQ
- the LOC121002335 gene encoding uncharacterized protein LOC121002335 — translated: MQPLYDCIPRVATVPFQMTAEAIEAFKSLKQAIITAPALGIPNYNLPFRLYVMERQGHATGVLTQSHGGRNRPLGYFSKRLDPVARATPSCVRAVHAASSLLNAIADIILGHPLTIMAPHDISAILQQTQPKHLTAQRHLRLQCSLLLPDNVTIQRCHILNPAALLPLPRGEYTADRDSTDYLDDQIWEIMKLLNTSNIVQNQLIIVTNQHTLVLDYLTSKDGGMCQIVGTACCHYINPQGNLQVKAGLEKMSEIRDKWLEAHRADKSTWWSDTFSFLNPSNWFKGIGGWLMGIFQGILQIALILLISYILIKFVVSCINRITRKKKTAKEPILLLYEQIASTVVDKDVIPSFPTPPPSPSPADVPPPPKTEDSRHEN